Proteins found in one Arachis stenosperma cultivar V10309 chromosome 8, arast.V10309.gnm1.PFL2, whole genome shotgun sequence genomic segment:
- the LOC130944140 gene encoding cyclic nucleotide-gated ion channel 4-like: MANELTHNSRASHMHVIHYDDDDSDDSGDQEEGVNTSDDSDDDNDNEESQQDEKAGVTGDERRRGWWLRRGKWAEEWNRVLVLVSAMGLFVDPLVLYAVSISETCMCVFVDGWLAITVTVLRCMTDTLHIWNIWLQLKMAKASLLGTTSSSSPPLNSLRFRKAKWAFFVNLFLILPLPQMVLWEVIPSLLEEGSITVAMTVLLMMFLFQYLPKIYHSVCLLRRMQTLTGFVFGTVWWGIALNLIAYFVASHAAGACWYLLGVQRAAKCLKEQCKKTAGCGVRSLSCKQHIYYGSNGMVKEKPRLAWAANREARSTCLDGPDNYDYGAYQWTVQLVTNDSRLEKILFPIFWGLMTLSTFGSLESTTEWLEVVFNIIVLTSGLLLVTMLIGNIKVFLHATTSKKQAMQLKMRNIEWWMSKRRLPQGFRQRVRNYERQRWAATRGVDECQMIKNLPEGLRRDIKYHLCLDLVRQVPLFQHMDDLVLENICDRVKSLVFTKGETITREGDPVQRMLFVVRGHLQSSQVLRDGVKSCCMLGPGNFSGDELLSWCLRRPFIERLPPSSSTLVTLETTEAFGLEAEDVKYVTQHFRYTFVKEKVKRSARYYSPGWRTWAAVAIQLAWKRYRHRLTLTSLSFIRPRRPVSRCSSMEEDRLRLYTAMLTSPKPNQEDFDVS, from the exons atGGCCAATGAACTAACTCACAACTCACGTGCTTCACACATGCACGTTATTCACTACGACGACGACGACAGCGACGACTCAGGCGACCAAGAAGAAGGCGTGAACACTTCTGACGACAGCGACGATGACAACGACAACGAAGAAAGCCAGCAGGACGAGAAGGCGGGGGTGACAGGTGATGAGCGGCGGAGAGGGTGGTGGTTACGGCGGGGGAAATGGGCGGAGGAGTGGAACAGGGTGCTGGTGCTGGTGTCGGCGATGGGTCTGTTCGTGGACCCATTGGTGTTGTACGCGGTGTCGATAAGCGAGACATGCATGTGCGTGTTCGTTGATGGGTGGTTGGCGATAACGGTGACGGTGCTTCGGTGCATGACGGACACGTTGCACATCTGGAACATCTGGTTGCAGTTAAAGATGGCAAAAGCTTCGCTTCTTGgcaccacttcttcttcttctcctcctttaAATTCTCTTCGCTTCAGAAAGGCAAAGTGGGCTTTCTTCGTTAACCTCTTTCTCATTCTCCCTCTACCCCAG ATGGTGCTATGGGAAGTAATCCCTTCTTTGTTGGAGGAAGGGTCAATAACAGTGGCAATGACAGTGTTGTTAATGATGTTCCTATTTCAATACCTTCCCAAAATTTATCACTCGGTTTGCCTCTTGCGTCGCATGCAAACCCTCACTGGCTTCGTTTTTGGGACCGTTTGGTGGGGCATTGCCCTCAACTTGATCGCATATTTTGTCGCTTCTCAT GCAGCAGGGGCATGTTGGTACTTGCTGGGGGTGCAGAGGGCAGCAAAGTGCCTAAAAGAGCAGTGTAAAAAGACAGCTGGTTGTGGAGTGAGAAGCTTATCTTGCAAGCAGCATATATATTATGGAAGCAATGGGATGGTGAAGGAGAAGCCAAGGTTGGCTTGGGCAGCAAATAGGGAAGCAAGGTCAACATGCCTTGATGGCCCTGACAACTATGACTATGGTGCTTATCAATGGACCGTTCAGCTTGTCACCAATGATAGCCGCTTGGAAAAGATCCTCTTCCCTATCTTCTGGGGCCTCATGACTCTCAG CACATTTGGGAGCCTAGAGAGCACAACAGAATGGCTTGAAGTTGTTTTTAACATTATTGTATTAACTAGTGGCCTTCTTCTCGTCACTATGTTGATTGGAAACATTAAG GTGTTTTTGCATGCTACAACATCAAAGAAGCAAGCAATGCAATTGAAGATGAGGAATATTGAGTGGTGGATGAGCAAGAGACGGCTGCCACAAGGATTTAGGCAGCGTGTGCGCAACTACGAGAGACAGCGATGGGCTGCTACGCGTGGAGTTGACGAATGTCAGATGATCAAAAACCTCCCTGAGGGGCTGAGGAGGGACATTAAGTACCATCTCTGTTTGGATTTGGTTAGACAG GTACCACTATTTCAGCATATGGATGATTTGGTCTTGGAGAACATTTGTGACCGTGTGAAGTCCCTTGTATTCACAAAGGGAGAAACG ATCACTAGAGAGGGAGATCCAGTTCAAAGAATGCTATTTGTCGTAAGGGGCCACCTTCAAAGCAGCCAAGTCCTAAGAGATGGGGTGAAGAGTTGTTGCATGCTAGGGCCCGGCAACTTCAGCGGCGACGAACTCCTCTCTTGGTGTCTAAGAAGGCCGTTCATCGAGCGCCTGCCGCCGTCCTCATCCACATTGGTCACGCTCGAAACCACCGAGGCATTCGGCCTTGAAGCCGAGGATGTAAAGTATGTGACACAACATTTTAGATATACTTTTGTGAAGGAAAAAGTGAAAAGGAGCGCGAGATATTACTCGCCAGGGTGGAGAACTTGGGCTGCCGTGGCTATTCAATTGGCTTGGAAAAGGTACCGGCACCGGTTGACTTTGACTTCTTTGTCCTTTATTAGGCCTAGAAGGCCTGTGTCaaggtgctcttccatggaagaggaTAGGCTTCGGCTCTATACGGCCATGTTAACTTCACCAAAGCCTAATCAAGAGGATTTTGACGTTTCATAA